A stretch of the Enoplosus armatus isolate fEnoArm2 chromosome 13, fEnoArm2.hap1, whole genome shotgun sequence genome encodes the following:
- the slc8a4a gene encoding solute carrier family 8 member 4a isoform X7: protein MWNPQNPAVGDKVARAIVYFAALIYMFLGMSIIADRFMSSIEVITSQEKEITIKKPNGETTTTTVRIWNETVSNLTLMALGSSAPEILLSVIEVVGHNFEAGSLGPSTIVGSAAFNMFIIIALCVYVVPENETRKIKHLRVFFVTATWSIFAYIWLYLILSVFSPGEVEVWEAVLTFFFFPVCVLQAWIADRRLLFYKYVHKRYRADKTRGIIIESEGDAMFTKMDLEMDGQGMNSHTHPKEALDGMLEGVEEGGGMSAEQDQEEEARREMARTLKDLKQRHPEKDMEQLIEMANYQVLVQQQKSRAFYRIQATRMMIGAGNILKKHAADQARKVVSCHEASGQEEDPNTIYLQFETSHYQCFENCGSLKLSVSRHGGESGCTVKVDYRTEDATANAGSDYEFAEGTLVFKPGETTKEFTVGVIDDDIFEEDEHFYVRLSNPRIVHRAEVSVLEPSSITSSNSMVGLSSHVPPKAALGIAHTATVTIYDDDHAGIFTFESNSMRISESVGNMQVKVHRTSGARGKVAVPYHTVEGTAKAGEDYDEVSGKLEFQNDETMKLLNVKIIDDEEYEKNKTFTIVLEEPILLEVGQRHGEMGTELHASTAESFLTAVGPEDVSKMGCPCLGEHTKLEVVIEESYEFKSTVDKLIKKTNLALVVGSSSWREQFVSAVTVSAGDDDEEESGEERLPSCFDYIMHFLTVFWKVLFAFVPPTEYWNGWACFFVSISLIGVLTAVTGDLASHFGCTVGLKDSVTAVVFVALGTSVPDTFASKVAAIQDQYADASIGNVTGSNAVNVFLGIGVAWTIASIYWHTKGKTFKVDPGSLAFSVTLFTVMALVCVMVLLYRRRPSMSGGELGGPRTPKLLTLFLFLSLWFIYILLSSLEAYCHVPGF from the exons ATGTGGAACCCCCAAAACCCTGCGGTGGGTGACAAGGTGGCACGCGCCATTGTTTACTTTGCCGCCCTCATATACATGTTCCTGGGCATGTCCATTATCGCAGACCGCTTCATGTCGTCTATCGAGGTCATCACCTCTCAGGAAAAGGAGATCACCATCAAGAAGCCAAACGGTGAAACCACGACGACTACTGTGCGCATCTGGAACGAGACGGTTTCTAACCTGACTCTGATGGCGCTGGGCTCATCAGCACCAGAGATCCTGCTGTCTGTCATTGAAGTGGTTGGCCATAATTTTGAGGCTGGATCTTTGGGTCCCAGCACTATTGTGGGCAGCGCTGCGTTCAACATGTTCATTATCATCGCTCTTTGTGTCTATGTGGTGCCAGAAAATGAAACCCGCAAGATAAAACACCTGCGGGTGTTTTTTGTCACTGCTACCTGGAGCATATTTGCCTACATCTGGCTGTATCTCATCCTGTCTGTGTTCTCTCCCGGAGAGGTGGAGGTTTGGGAGGCCGTcctcaccttcttcttcttccctgtctgCGTGCTGCAAGCCTGGATTGCAGACCGACGCCTGCTCTTCTACAAGTACGTCCATAAGCGTTACCGTGCTGACAAGACCCGTGGCATCATCATCGAGTCAGAGGGAGATGCCATGTTCACTAAAATGGACTTGGAGATGGACGGCCAGGGCATGAACTCCCACACCCACCCCAAAGAGGCTTTGGATGGGATgctggagggggtggaggaaggTGGAGGGATGAGTGCGGAGCAAGATCAAGAGGAAGAGGCCCGACGGGAGATGGCTCGCACTCTGAAAGACTTGAAACAGAGGCACCCGGAGAAGGACATGGAGCAGCTGATCGAGATGGCCAACTACCAGGTACTGGTCCAGCAACAGAAGAGCCGGGCCTTCTATCGCATTCAAGCCACGCGCATGATGATCGGAGCTGGGAACATCTTGAAAAAGCACGCCGCAGACCAGGCCAGGAAGGTGGTGAGCTGTCATGAGGCTAGCGGGCAAGAGGAGGATCCCAACACCATCTACCTGCAGTTTGAAACTTCTCACTACCAGTGCTTTGAGAACTGCGGCTCACTAAAGCTGTCAGTGAGCCGGCATGGAGGAGAGAGTGGCTGCACTGTGAAG GTGGACTACCGCACAGAGGATGCGACTGCCAACGCCGGCTCAGACTATGAGTTTGCTGAGGGCACTTTGGTCTTCAAGCCTGGTGAGACAACAAAAGAGTTCACTGTTGGCGTTATTGATGATGATATTTTTGAAGAGGATGAGCACTTCTATGTGCGCCTAAGTAATCCACGTATCGTGCACCGGGCTGAGGTCTCCGTCCTGGAGCCCAGCTCCATCACCTCCAGCAACAGCATGGTAGGCCTCTCCTCCCACGTTCCTCCGAAGGCAGCCCTGGGCATTGCTCACACCGCCACAGTTACCATCTATGATGACGACCACGCTGGCATTTTTACGTTTGAGAGTAACTCCATGAGGATCAGCGAGAGCGTCGGCAACATGCAGGTGAAGGTTCACCGGACGTCCGGGGCGAGGGGTAAGGTGGCGGTGCCCTACCACACCGTCGAGGGCACCGCCAAGGCAGGGGAGGACTACGACGAGGTGTCGGGCAAGCTCGAGTTTCAGAACGATGAGACCAT GAAGCTGCTGAATGTGAAGATCATCGATGACGAGGAGTACGAGAAGAACAAGACTTTCACGATTGTGTTGGAGGAGCCCATCCTGCTGGAGGTGGGACAGAGACACGGTGAGATGGGGACAGAGCTGCATGCGTCAACAGCAGAGTCATTTTTA ACAGCAGTGGGACCGGAGGACGTGTCAAAGATGGGCTGCCCCTGTCTGGGCGAGCACACTAAGCTGGAGGTGGTCATTGAGGAGTCCTATGAATTCAAG AGCACGGTGGACAAGCTGATCAAGAAGACGAACCTGGCTCTGGTGGTggggagcagcagctggagggagCAGTTTGTTAGTGCTGTCACTGTCAGCGCAG GTGACGATGATGAGGAAGAGAGCGGGGAGGAACGTTTGCCATCCTGCTTTGATTACATTATGCACTTCCTGACGGTTTTCTGGAAAGTCCTCTTCGCTTTTGTCCCGCCCACTGAGTACTGGAATGGCTGGGCCTGCTTCTTCGTGTCCATTTCCCTCATTGGCGTTCTGACAGCTGTGACCGGGGACTTGGCCTCCCATTTCGGGTGCACCGTCGGCCTCAAAGACTCGGTCACTGCTGTGGTGTTCGTGGCCCTCGGCACCTCTGTTCCAG atACATTTGCGAGTAAAGTGGCTGCCATCCAGGACCAATATGCTGATGCCTCCATCGGCAATGTGACGGGCAGCAACGCGGTGAATGTGTTCCTGGGCATCGGGGTGGCGTGGACCATCGCGTCCATTTACTGGCATACCAAAGGCAAGACATTCAAGGTGGACCCGGGCTCCCTGGCCTTTTCCGTCACCCTCTTCACCGTCATGGCgctggtgtgtgtgatggtgctGCTCTACCGCCGGCGTCCCAGCATGTCAGGCGGAGAGCTCGGGGGCCCACGGACACCCAAGCTCCTCaccttgtttttgttcctctccCTCTGGTTCATCTACATCCTGTTGTCCTCCCTGGAGGCGTACTGCCACGTGCCTGGCTTCTGA